A region from the Acyrthosiphon pisum isolate AL4f chromosome A1, pea_aphid_22Mar2018_4r6ur, whole genome shotgun sequence genome encodes:
- the LOC100168328 gene encoding mitogen-activated protein kinase kinase kinase 15 isoform X1 produces MIECAHERKNNMFGSSSKLDVESTGNLAHSASVCSDISNRTKMDIVCIIDVVQSSNLAHRKRALEEVKQASILVNANLFIVSFEKLDFGETAELDTFYNADVAIVDLSIQFQQSSLFYHLGLRESFGMKQNIMLYNDLDTEVTLRLKLSCGSYTFLSYKLADCGTCLTTNTSFQDESGGSTFEPRVPVTVKLRKLLKDVEIQTKVHIKEKFLSDLRKARDNYSGEELRKKLLIMRKRLDDPHVLSGDVVHTMLISFRDVQDYDAMVQLVEDIQTIPNKKNYVQTPALRYLYPFALNRRNKPGDRKKALQVIELALKKKENHIPDMVCLCGRIYKDKFVESSFEDKAALEHAIHWYRKGFEVQPNEYAGINLATLLLVAGNEFSKSDELQHIGMVLNNLIGKKGSLSSLNEYWAVATFFEISVLAEDYGKAIQAAECMFKLKPSIWYLKSTVGNIELIDKFRKKNEEIEYTLEKDIFKFWMEYFVEATKTEIDDSIRFPILVLEQLKVYMPSYVVVNLGAEEKSIFLCNQCIQCTRNICKQVHKWLFVASMIRGVSLCKIDDRCLFLYVHANSDDFQMYFPSSQHRQRFYDLIKKMTEGEEGMMTNLDEDSTEEPINFEYELNDSQTKKILGKGTYGIVYAALDLNTQVRIAVKEIPERNIGYVQPLHEEIKLHSQLYHRNIVRYLGSISEDGFFKIIMEQVPGGSLSALLRSKWGPLKGNEPTISFYTKQILEGLKYLHDQKIVHRDIKGDNVLVNTYSGVVKISDFGTSKRLAGLCPSTGTFTGTLQYMAPEVIDKGQREYGAPADIWSLGCTVVEMATGEPPFTELGSAVAAVFKVGFYKTHPEIPVELSDRASNFILRCFTVDPDKRATATDLLEDLFMNEKKKTSKALIAPLEFNRSVSVPVEKGVKANPISSNQENINKNPSKQRVLKEDSWLTISQPEKIKQDQFLSSISLPNMQYSYNSLDGQRYNRRQSSGALASPEIDMGTAGSTAEAEHDGFYRLKKDSQRRTTLARVLAQDQATLGKVWLQFIRREFGQPKLTGEHLEVLMKGLRDYITDQNRDVVERTIYSLKEQLNFDAVAVHQLHISLCLFKDAAKSVLRLHNIKPHWMFTLDTLVSNAVNAVIAVLKPEFEDNLAAKETKLDGSVVSAITDDTKTSSPSFGSSIKSHKTDDSYLDGLSTKSRRAIMFQAENHRFLEEVLECQNTLLKKMVEDQKDLMSLLKWTAEQNAAIRGDYCCSSCRNCSREFRDFDYENSADGRFKDLIKWLRDICIDEHSIKILVNEQFLLDQIQLEVTREDLRDLGLKRGVELRLWKEIERHRENNLSSSGGTMTSVTPQPLLPSSTNNNNYAFDALQQLQSSHRMSNHINNNYV; encoded by the exons ATGATTGAATGTGCTCATGAAAGAAAGAACAACATGTTTGGCTCTAGCAGTAAGCTAGATGTCGAATCTACTg GGAATTTGGCTCACAGTGCTAGTGTTTGTAGTGACATTTCAAATCGTACCAAAATGGATATTGTATGCATCATAGATGTCGTCCAGTCTAGTAATTTGGCACACCGTAAAAGAGCTTTAGAGGAAGTGAAACAAGCATCAATTCTTGTTAATGCTAACTTATTTATTGTTTCG tttgaaaaattagattttggaGAAACTGCGGAGTtggatacattttataatgcagATGTAGCCATAGTTGATTTGTCAATACAATTTCAACAAAGCTCGTTGTTTTATCATTTGGGTTTACGTGAGAGTTTTGGAATGAAGCAAAACATCATGTTGTATAATGATCTAGATACTGAAGTTACGTTACGACTAAag ttgtCGTGTGGATCATATACATTTCTTTCATATAAATTAGCAGATTGTGGAACTTGTCTCACTACCAATACTTCATTTCAGGACGAGAGTGGTGGATCTACTTTTGAACCTAGAGTAccagttacagtaaaattaagaaaGTTGTTAAAAGATGTTGAAATTCAGACTAA AGTtcatattaaagaaaaatttttatcagATTTAAGAAAAGCTAGAGATAATTACTCTGGTGAAGAACTACGTAAAAAATTGCTTATAATGAGGAAACGGCTTGATGATCCACATGTTCTTTCTGGTGATGTAGTTCATACTATGTTGATATCATTTAGAGATGTACag gACTATGATGCAATGGTTCAACTTGTTGAAGATATACAAACTattccaaacaaaaaaaattatgtacaaacaCCAGCATTGCGATATTTATACCCCTTTGCTTTAAATAG GCGTAACAAACCGGGAGATCGAAAAAAAGCATTGCAGGTAATTGAACTAGCATTGAAGAAGAAAGAAAATCATATACCTGATATGGTTTGTCTATGTGGtcgtatttataaagataaatttgtTGAGTCATCATTTGAAGACAAAGCTGCCCTTGAACATGCTATACATTGGTATCGGAAAGGATTTGAAGTACAACCAAATGAATATGCTGGAATTAATTTAGCCACATTATTACTTGTTGCTGGAAATGAATTTTCCAAGTCTGATGAACTTCAACACATTG gcatggttttaaacaatttgattGGGAAAAAAGGAAGTTTATCATCTCTCAATGAGTACTGGGCTGTtgcaacattttttgaaattagtgTTCTAGCAGAAGACTATGGTAAAGCAATTCAAGCAGCTGaatgtatgtttaaattaaaaccttCAATTTG GTACTTAAAGTCAACAGTAGGAAATATTGAACTAATTGATAagtttaggaaaaaaaatgaagaaattgAATATACACTAGAAAaagacatttttaagttttggaTGGAATATTTTGTAGAGGCCACAAAAACAGAAATTGACGATAGCATTCGTTTTCCT attttagttttagaacaattaaaagtatatatgcCTAGTTATGTTGTGGTGAATCTCGGTGCTGAAGAAAAATCCATCTTTCTATGCAATCAGTGTATACAATGTACCAGAAATATTTGTAAACAAGTACATAAGTGGTTGTTCGTTGCTAGTATGATAAGGGGTGTTAG tttatgcaAAATAGATGataggtgtttatttttatatgttcatgCAAATTCTGatgattttcaaatgtattttccaTCTTCTCAACATCGTCAAAGATTTTATGatctcattaaaaaaatgacGGAGGGTGAAGAAGGGATGATGACTAACTTAGACGAGGATTCAACTGAGGAACCAATAAAT tttgaatatGAGCTGAATGAttcacagacaaaaaaaattcttgGTAAAGGAACTTATGGTATAGTTTATGCAGCTCTTGATCTCAACACACAAGTGCGAATTGCAGTTAAAGAAATACCCGAGAGAAATATAGG ttatGTTCAGCCACTGCATGAAGAAATAAAACTTCATTCCCAACTGTATCATCGAAATATTGTTCGGTATTTAGGATCAATATCTGAAGATGGTTTTTTCAAGATAATTATGGAACAAGTACCCGGAG GTAGTCTTTCTGCTTTACTACGTTCAAAATGGGGACCATTAAAAGGAAACGAGCCTACCATTTCATTTTATACTAAACAAATTCTTGAAGGATTGAAATATTTACATGATCAAAAAATTGTACACCGTGATATTAAAGGTGATAATGTCTTGGTTAATACGTATAGTGGTGTAGTAAAAATATCTGATTTTGGAACTTCTAAACGCCTTGCTGGATTGTGTCCTAGTACTGGAACTTTCACAGGCACATTGCAGTATATGGCTCCTGAAGTAATAGACAAAGGACAAAGAGAATATGGCGCCCCG gCTGACATATGGTCATTAGGGTGTACAGTCGTAGAAATGGCGACTGGTGAACCACCGTTTACAGAACTCGGATCAGCAGTAGCAGCTGTATTTAAAGTTGGTTTTTATAAAACTCATCCAGAAATACCGGTTGAACTCAGTGACCGAGCTAGCAATTTTATACTTAGGTGTTTTACTGTTGATCCAGATAAACGAGCTACAGCTACTGATTTATTAGAAGATTTATTTATGAACGA GAAAAAGAAAACATCTAAAGCATTAATTGCTCCTCTAGAGTTTAATCGCAGTGTATCTGTACCAGTAGAGAAAGGTGTAAAAGCTAATCCAATTTCAAGTAATCaagaaaatatcaacaaaaatccTAGTAAACAACGAGTATTGAAAGAAGACag CTGGTTAACAATATCCCAACCCGAAAAGATCAAACAAGACCAGTTCCTTTCTTCCATCAGCTTACCAAACATGCAGTACTCTTACAACAG TCTCGACGGTCAACGGTATAACAGGCGACAGTCTTCGGGTGCGTTGGCGTCGCCTGAAATCGACATGGGCACGGCGGGTAGCACAGCAGAAGCGGAACACGATGGGTTCTACAGGCTGAAAAAAGACTCGCAGCGGAGGACCACGTTGGCCCGGGTTTTGGCCCAAGACCAGGCCACGTTGGGTAAGGTGTGGCTTCAGTTTATACGCCGTGAGTTTGGGCAGCCCAAGTTGACCGGTGAGCACCTGGAGGTGTTGATGAAAGGACTCCGAGATTACATCACGGACCAAAATAGGGACGTTGTTGAGCGGACCATATACAGCCTCAAGGAGCAACTAAACTTCGACGCAGTCGCCGTGCACCAGCTGCACATATCATTGTGCTTATTTAAGGATGCG GCCAAGTCTGTATTGCGGTTACACAATATTAAGCCTCATTGGATGTTCACGCTCGACACGTTGGTGAGCAATGCCGTGAATGCCGTCATTGCTGTCCTTAAGCccg AGTTCGAAGACAACCTCGCGGCCAAAGAGACTAAGCTGGATGGTAGCGTCGTCTCCGCCATCACGGACGACACGAAAACCAGCTCGCCGTCGTTCGGTTCATCAATAAAATCGCACAAGACCGATGACAGCTACCTGGACGGTCTATCGACGAAGAGCAGGCGTGCGATTATGTTTCAGGCTGAAAACCACAG ATTTCTGGAAGAAGTGTTGGAGTGTCAAAACACTTTGCTGAAAAAAATGGTGGAAGATCAAAAAGACCTGATGTCCTTGTTGAAATGGACTGCTGAACAGAACGCTGCCATTCGTGGCGATTACTGTTGCAGCTCCTGTCGGAATTGCTCTCGAGAGTTTAGAGATTTCGATTACGAAAACAGTGCGGATGGCCGTTTTAAAGATCTAATCAAATGGCTTCGGGACATCTGTATTGAC
- the LOC100168328 gene encoding mitogen-activated protein kinase kinase kinase 15 isoform X2, which yields MIECAHERKNNMFGSSSKLDVESTGNLAHSASVCSDISNRTKMDIVCIIDVVQSSNLAHRKRALEEVKQASILVNANLFIVSFEKLDFGETAELDTFYNADVAIVDLSIQFQQSSLFYHLGLRESFGMKQNIMLYNDLDTEVTLRLKLSCGSYTFLSYKLADCGTCLTTNTSFQDESGGSTFEPRVPVTVKLRKLLKDVEIQTKVHIKEKFLSDLRKARDNYSGEELRKKLLIMRKRLDDPHVLSGDVVHTMLISFRDVQDYDAMVQLVEDIQTIPNKKNYVQTPALRYLYPFALNRRNKPGDRKKALQVIELALKKKENHIPDMVCLCGRIYKDKFVESSFEDKAALEHAIHWYRKGFEVQPNEYAGINLATLLLVAGNEFSKSDELQHIGMVLNNLIGKKGSLSSLNEYWAVATFFEISVLAEDYGKAIQAAECMFKLKPSIWYLKSTVGNIELIDKFRKKNEEIEYTLEKDIFKFWMEYFVEATKTEIDDSIRFPILVLEQLKVYMPSYVVVNLGAEEKSIFLCNQCIQCTRNICKQVHKWLFVASMIRGVSLCKIDDRCLFLYVHANSDDFQMYFPSSQHRQRFYDLIKKMTEGEEGMMTNLDEDSTEEPINFEYELNDSQTKKILGKGTYGIVYAALDLNTQVRIAVKEIPERNIGYVQPLHEEIKLHSQLYHRNIVRYLGSISEDGFFKIIMEQVPGGSLSALLRSKWGPLKGNEPTISFYTKQILEGLKYLHDQKIVHRDIKGDNVLVNTYSGVVKISDFGTSKRLAGLCPSTGTFTGTLQYMAPEVIDKGQREYGAPADIWSLGCTVVEMATGEPPFTELGSAVAAVFKVGFYKTHPEIPVELSDRASNFILRCFTVDPDKRATATDLLEDLFMNEKKKTSKALIAPLEFNRSVSVPVEKGVKANPISSNQENINKNPSKQRVLKEDSLDGQRYNRRQSSGALASPEIDMGTAGSTAEAEHDGFYRLKKDSQRRTTLARVLAQDQATLGKVWLQFIRREFGQPKLTGEHLEVLMKGLRDYITDQNRDVVERTIYSLKEQLNFDAVAVHQLHISLCLFKDAAKSVLRLHNIKPHWMFTLDTLVSNAVNAVIAVLKPEFEDNLAAKETKLDGSVVSAITDDTKTSSPSFGSSIKSHKTDDSYLDGLSTKSRRAIMFQAENHRFLEEVLECQNTLLKKMVEDQKDLMSLLKWTAEQNAAIRGDYCCSSCRNCSREFRDFDYENSADGRFKDLIKWLRDICIDEHSIKILVNEQFLLDQIQLEVTREDLRDLGLKRGVELRLWKEIERHRENNLSSSGGTMTSVTPQPLLPSSTNNNNYAFDALQQLQSSHRMSNHINNNYV from the exons ATGATTGAATGTGCTCATGAAAGAAAGAACAACATGTTTGGCTCTAGCAGTAAGCTAGATGTCGAATCTACTg GGAATTTGGCTCACAGTGCTAGTGTTTGTAGTGACATTTCAAATCGTACCAAAATGGATATTGTATGCATCATAGATGTCGTCCAGTCTAGTAATTTGGCACACCGTAAAAGAGCTTTAGAGGAAGTGAAACAAGCATCAATTCTTGTTAATGCTAACTTATTTATTGTTTCG tttgaaaaattagattttggaGAAACTGCGGAGTtggatacattttataatgcagATGTAGCCATAGTTGATTTGTCAATACAATTTCAACAAAGCTCGTTGTTTTATCATTTGGGTTTACGTGAGAGTTTTGGAATGAAGCAAAACATCATGTTGTATAATGATCTAGATACTGAAGTTACGTTACGACTAAag ttgtCGTGTGGATCATATACATTTCTTTCATATAAATTAGCAGATTGTGGAACTTGTCTCACTACCAATACTTCATTTCAGGACGAGAGTGGTGGATCTACTTTTGAACCTAGAGTAccagttacagtaaaattaagaaaGTTGTTAAAAGATGTTGAAATTCAGACTAA AGTtcatattaaagaaaaatttttatcagATTTAAGAAAAGCTAGAGATAATTACTCTGGTGAAGAACTACGTAAAAAATTGCTTATAATGAGGAAACGGCTTGATGATCCACATGTTCTTTCTGGTGATGTAGTTCATACTATGTTGATATCATTTAGAGATGTACag gACTATGATGCAATGGTTCAACTTGTTGAAGATATACAAACTattccaaacaaaaaaaattatgtacaaacaCCAGCATTGCGATATTTATACCCCTTTGCTTTAAATAG GCGTAACAAACCGGGAGATCGAAAAAAAGCATTGCAGGTAATTGAACTAGCATTGAAGAAGAAAGAAAATCATATACCTGATATGGTTTGTCTATGTGGtcgtatttataaagataaatttgtTGAGTCATCATTTGAAGACAAAGCTGCCCTTGAACATGCTATACATTGGTATCGGAAAGGATTTGAAGTACAACCAAATGAATATGCTGGAATTAATTTAGCCACATTATTACTTGTTGCTGGAAATGAATTTTCCAAGTCTGATGAACTTCAACACATTG gcatggttttaaacaatttgattGGGAAAAAAGGAAGTTTATCATCTCTCAATGAGTACTGGGCTGTtgcaacattttttgaaattagtgTTCTAGCAGAAGACTATGGTAAAGCAATTCAAGCAGCTGaatgtatgtttaaattaaaaccttCAATTTG GTACTTAAAGTCAACAGTAGGAAATATTGAACTAATTGATAagtttaggaaaaaaaatgaagaaattgAATATACACTAGAAAaagacatttttaagttttggaTGGAATATTTTGTAGAGGCCACAAAAACAGAAATTGACGATAGCATTCGTTTTCCT attttagttttagaacaattaaaagtatatatgcCTAGTTATGTTGTGGTGAATCTCGGTGCTGAAGAAAAATCCATCTTTCTATGCAATCAGTGTATACAATGTACCAGAAATATTTGTAAACAAGTACATAAGTGGTTGTTCGTTGCTAGTATGATAAGGGGTGTTAG tttatgcaAAATAGATGataggtgtttatttttatatgttcatgCAAATTCTGatgattttcaaatgtattttccaTCTTCTCAACATCGTCAAAGATTTTATGatctcattaaaaaaatgacGGAGGGTGAAGAAGGGATGATGACTAACTTAGACGAGGATTCAACTGAGGAACCAATAAAT tttgaatatGAGCTGAATGAttcacagacaaaaaaaattcttgGTAAAGGAACTTATGGTATAGTTTATGCAGCTCTTGATCTCAACACACAAGTGCGAATTGCAGTTAAAGAAATACCCGAGAGAAATATAGG ttatGTTCAGCCACTGCATGAAGAAATAAAACTTCATTCCCAACTGTATCATCGAAATATTGTTCGGTATTTAGGATCAATATCTGAAGATGGTTTTTTCAAGATAATTATGGAACAAGTACCCGGAG GTAGTCTTTCTGCTTTACTACGTTCAAAATGGGGACCATTAAAAGGAAACGAGCCTACCATTTCATTTTATACTAAACAAATTCTTGAAGGATTGAAATATTTACATGATCAAAAAATTGTACACCGTGATATTAAAGGTGATAATGTCTTGGTTAATACGTATAGTGGTGTAGTAAAAATATCTGATTTTGGAACTTCTAAACGCCTTGCTGGATTGTGTCCTAGTACTGGAACTTTCACAGGCACATTGCAGTATATGGCTCCTGAAGTAATAGACAAAGGACAAAGAGAATATGGCGCCCCG gCTGACATATGGTCATTAGGGTGTACAGTCGTAGAAATGGCGACTGGTGAACCACCGTTTACAGAACTCGGATCAGCAGTAGCAGCTGTATTTAAAGTTGGTTTTTATAAAACTCATCCAGAAATACCGGTTGAACTCAGTGACCGAGCTAGCAATTTTATACTTAGGTGTTTTACTGTTGATCCAGATAAACGAGCTACAGCTACTGATTTATTAGAAGATTTATTTATGAACGA GAAAAAGAAAACATCTAAAGCATTAATTGCTCCTCTAGAGTTTAATCGCAGTGTATCTGTACCAGTAGAGAAAGGTGTAAAAGCTAATCCAATTTCAAGTAATCaagaaaatatcaacaaaaatccTAGTAAACAACGAGTATTGAAAGAAGACag TCTCGACGGTCAACGGTATAACAGGCGACAGTCTTCGGGTGCGTTGGCGTCGCCTGAAATCGACATGGGCACGGCGGGTAGCACAGCAGAAGCGGAACACGATGGGTTCTACAGGCTGAAAAAAGACTCGCAGCGGAGGACCACGTTGGCCCGGGTTTTGGCCCAAGACCAGGCCACGTTGGGTAAGGTGTGGCTTCAGTTTATACGCCGTGAGTTTGGGCAGCCCAAGTTGACCGGTGAGCACCTGGAGGTGTTGATGAAAGGACTCCGAGATTACATCACGGACCAAAATAGGGACGTTGTTGAGCGGACCATATACAGCCTCAAGGAGCAACTAAACTTCGACGCAGTCGCCGTGCACCAGCTGCACATATCATTGTGCTTATTTAAGGATGCG GCCAAGTCTGTATTGCGGTTACACAATATTAAGCCTCATTGGATGTTCACGCTCGACACGTTGGTGAGCAATGCCGTGAATGCCGTCATTGCTGTCCTTAAGCccg AGTTCGAAGACAACCTCGCGGCCAAAGAGACTAAGCTGGATGGTAGCGTCGTCTCCGCCATCACGGACGACACGAAAACCAGCTCGCCGTCGTTCGGTTCATCAATAAAATCGCACAAGACCGATGACAGCTACCTGGACGGTCTATCGACGAAGAGCAGGCGTGCGATTATGTTTCAGGCTGAAAACCACAG ATTTCTGGAAGAAGTGTTGGAGTGTCAAAACACTTTGCTGAAAAAAATGGTGGAAGATCAAAAAGACCTGATGTCCTTGTTGAAATGGACTGCTGAACAGAACGCTGCCATTCGTGGCGATTACTGTTGCAGCTCCTGTCGGAATTGCTCTCGAGAGTTTAGAGATTTCGATTACGAAAACAGTGCGGATGGCCGTTTTAAAGATCTAATCAAATGGCTTCGGGACATCTGTATTGAC